In Flavobacteriales bacterium, one genomic interval encodes:
- a CDS encoding gliding motility-associated C-terminal domain-containing protein, which translates to MIVTAADGCTDTINGSFRILPADIEIPNVFTPNGDEWNQNLVFENVQYYKNNLTIFNRWGNKVYEKENYANNWQASDVPDGTYFYVLSVPEANKEYTGHVTILR; encoded by the coding sequence TTGATCGTTACCGCAGCCGATGGCTGTACGGACACGATCAATGGCTCATTCCGGATCCTTCCGGCGGATATCGAGATCCCGAACGTGTTCACCCCGAACGGCGATGAATGGAACCAAAACTTGGTATTCGAGAACGTACAGTATTACAAGAACAACCTTACGATCTTCAATCGTTGGGGGAACAAGGTCTACGAGAAAGAGAACTACGCGAACAACTGGCAAGCATCCGATGTTCCGGATGGCACCTATTTCTATGTGCTTTCCGTTCCTGAAGCCAACAAGGAATACACCGGCCACGTGACCATACTGCGCTAA